From the genome of Sphingobacterium kitahiroshimense, one region includes:
- a CDS encoding Pycsar system effector family protein codes for MDYSQLIKETAKFVHKYMDEHDLSKFSFHNDAHTQEVVDAVQKMASYYNLEERDTAIVTLSAYFHDLGYCVHGKDSHEERSAAIASDFLHSKDVDDSFIQSVSGCILATKLPQSPKNLLEEIVCDADLFHLGSDRFDARNKLMRQEAKACGYVVSKDEWRKNTIKLMEDHHYHTDYGRNLLENKKQQNMTVLKQKENSGTADQEKKNGRPERGIETMFRITSTNNQRLSDMADNKSNILITVNSIILSVVIALLLRKLDNNAHLIFPTSILLFTSLATMVIAILATRPSVPDGKYTDEDLKSKKVNLLFFGNFYRMNLESYNSGMKLMMEERDYLYSTLIKDVYSQGVVLGRKFKLLRLAYNIFMYGLIVSVCAFIIVVLINS; via the coding sequence ATGGACTACTCTCAATTGATAAAGGAAACGGCCAAATTTGTACATAAGTATATGGATGAACATGACCTTTCAAAATTCAGCTTCCATAATGATGCACATACGCAGGAGGTTGTGGATGCAGTTCAGAAAATGGCAAGTTATTATAATCTTGAAGAGCGCGACACCGCAATTGTAACGTTATCAGCCTATTTTCATGATCTTGGTTATTGTGTTCATGGCAAAGATAGTCATGAAGAGAGGAGTGCGGCCATTGCTTCAGATTTCCTTCATTCAAAAGATGTTGATGATAGTTTTATTCAGTCTGTGTCTGGCTGTATATTAGCGACAAAATTACCGCAATCACCAAAGAATCTATTGGAAGAAATTGTTTGTGATGCTGATTTATTTCACTTAGGCAGCGATCGCTTTGATGCCCGCAATAAATTGATGCGTCAAGAAGCGAAAGCTTGTGGATATGTAGTGAGTAAAGATGAGTGGCGAAAAAATACGATTAAATTAATGGAAGATCATCATTATCATACGGATTATGGTCGTAATTTACTAGAGAATAAAAAGCAGCAGAATATGACGGTTTTGAAACAAAAAGAAAATTCTGGAACTGCTGATCAAGAAAAAAAGAACGGGAGACCTGAAAGAGGGATTGAGACAATGTTTCGCATCACCTCGACTAATAATCAGCGTTTAAGTGATATGGCTGATAATAAATCCAATATCCTAATCACTGTTAATTCGATAATATTATCTGTTGTTATTGCGCTCCTATTACGTAAATTAGACAATAATGCTCATTTAATATTTCCTACATCAATTTTATTATTTACTAGTTTAGCAACTATGGTGATTGCTATTTTGGCAACGCGACCATCTGTTCCGGACGGAAAATACACCGATGAAGATTTGAAAAGTAAAAAGGTCAATTTGTTGTTTTTTGGTAACTTTTACAGAATGAATCTAGAGAGTTATAATAGCGGAATGAAACTTATGATGGAAGAGCGTGATTATCTGTATAGTACTTTAATAAAAGATGTCTATTCTCAGGGTGTTGTGTTGGGCAGAAAGTTCAAATTACTTCGATTAGCTTATAATATTTTTATGTACGGGTTGATTGTATCCGTATGTGCGTTTATTATTGTTGTATTGATTAATTCCTAA